The bacterium DNA window GGCGCCGAGGTCGACCTCGACCTCTACGACCGCCTCCTCGACCGACACACCCGGGAAGTCGACGACGTCGTGGGAACCCGGGTCGACTACCGCGCGATCGCAGGCTCCGCCGAGTGGAAGACGCTCTCCGCCCAGCTCCGTGCGGAGCGGCCGAGCCGGCTCGGCCGGGAGGAGCAGCTCGCGTTCTGGATCAACGCCTACAACGTGTTCACGATCGATCTGATCGTCGAGCACTACCCCGTCGAGAGCATTCGCGACATCGGCTCCTTCCTCTTTCCCGTCTGGGATCAAGACGTGGCGATCGTCGAAGGCCGGGAAGTCTCGCTGGGTGACATCGAGCACGAGATCCTGCGCAAGATGGGCGAGCCGCGGATCCATGCGGCGATCGTCTGTGCCTCGACCTCGTGTCCGCCCCTCGCGCGGACCGCCTTCCGCGCCGAGCGCCTCGATGCGCAGCTCGACGCCGCGATGCGGCGCTGGCTCGCCAGTCCCGAAAAGGGGGTCGCAATCGATCGCGCCGGACGCAGCGTTCGCGTCTCGGCGATCTTCGACTGGTTCGAGGAGGACTTCGAGGCCGGTGGCGGCGTGCTCGCCACGATCGCGCGCCACGTCTCCACGGACGACGCGACCTGGCTACGCGGCCCGGGACGCGAAGCCCGGATCCGCCATCTCGACTACGACTGGACGCTCAACGACGTTCGCTAGCCGACGGGGCGAACGACCGCCCCCCGCTTCAGATCGCCGCAGCGGGATTCGCGAGGGCGACGAGCGCGTGCTCGAAGTCGCCGGTCGCGCGGCACGTGAGGCCGCCGCTTCGCTTGTCCTTGCCCGGCTGGAACGTCGTGAAGCGGATCGACTCCGTCCGGGGACCGAAGGCGCGGGGCTCACCGGCCGGCTCGTCGGTGTCGATGGGATGGAAGGTGGCCTGGCCGCTGATTTCGATCTCGACCTGGTAGCGGCTCTTGACCGTCACCCGGGTCCGCCGCGCGCCCTCGGGCTGGAGGAAGATCGTCGCGCTCGCCTCGAGGTCGACGCGGCGCTCGACCTCGCTCACGCGGAAGCCGCCGTCCACCGCGTCGGACTCGATGTATCGACTCGACTCGGCGACGACGTAGTCGAAGCGTTGCACGTCAGCGCCGTCGCCGGGCTCGAAGGTCCGCGTGGTGCGCCCGCAATCGACGAAGCGCGCCGGCTTGTTGAAGGCCGCCGCCAGATCGCTCGAGCGCACGAGATCGACGCGCACGAAGCGCGACGCCTTCTCGAGGGCGGCCACCCGATAGGGACTCTCCGAGAGTCTCCGGATCAGCGCGTTCCAGGTCGACTCGAAGTCGAGATCGACCACCGTCTCTACGACGACGGAGCGCTCCATCGGCGGCTCGTAGACGACCTCGGACACGATCGCGCGCGGGTCCGGCCCGCAGCCGGCGCCCACGCAGGCGATCGCGATCGATGCGAGACGGGCGGCGGATCGCCGCAGGGAACGGGAACTTCGGGGCAACGGACACTCCGAGCTGGGGTCGGACTCGACCGGCGCCCATGATCCCGAAAGTCGGAGACGTTGGCTAGCGCCCCCGCGCCCCGTCCAGCCTCAGCGCGTCCAGGCGAGAAAGGTCTCGAAGAGACGCTTCACGGTCGGCGTGAGTCGTGTTCGCGTGTAGGCCCCTGCCGCGCGCTTGATCGCCTCGCCCTGGGTCGGATAGGGGTAGATCACGCCGGTGAAGGCGCCGAGGCCGATGCCGTGCTGGATCGCCATCGTGAGCTGCGTGATGAGATCCCCGGCGTGCGCCGCGACGATCGTGGCTCCGACGATGGTGTCGGTGCCCTTCTTGACGTGGACCTTCACGAGGCCCTCCTCCTGACCATCGGTGACCGCACGGTTCGATTCGGCGATCCCGACCTGATAGGTGTCGATCTCGATGCCCTGCTCCGCCGCGTCCCTTTCGTAGAGACCGACGTGGGCGATCTCGGGCTCGGTGTAGGTCGACCAGGGCATCATCAGGTCCGAGAGCTTCTTGCGGCCGAAGGGCCCGACGGCGAAGAGCGCGTTCTGGACGGCGATCTTCGCGGCGGCGTCGGCGGCGTGCGTGAACTTCCACTGCATGCACACGTCACCGACGGCCCAGATGCGCTTGTTGCTCGTGCGCAGGGTGTCGTCGACCTCGACACCGACCTTCGGGTCGAAGCGGACCCCCACCGTCTCGAGCCCCATGCCCTCGACGTTCGGAGCGCGGCCGGCCCCCACCAGGATCTCGTCGACGACGAGCTCCCGCGCGCCCTTCTCGGGGCAGGTCAGGTGGATCACGCGTTCGTCGCCACGCCGTTCGACGCGCTCGATCCCGCAGCCGAAGATCAGGTCGACGCCCTCGCGGGCCATCACGTCCTGCACGATCCGCGCGGCGTCCGGATCCTCACGCGTGAGGATCTGGTCCATGCGTTCCAGGACGTGGACCTGGGAGCCGAGACGCTGGAAGGATTGCGCGAGCTCGCAGCCGATCGGCCCGGCGCCGATCACGGCGATCCGCTTCGGCCGCTCGGTCAGCGAGAAGACCGTCTCGTTGTCGAGGTAGCCCGCCTCGGCGAGCCCTTCGATCGGCGGTGCGACCGCGCGAGCGCCCGTCGCGATCACCGCCTTCTTGTACTCGAGGGCCTGGCCCCCGACCTCGACGCGGCCCTCGCCCACGAAGCGCGCCTCGCCCAGGTAGACGTCGATGCCGAACTCCTCGGAGTAGCGCTCGGCCGAGTCCTCGTCGCTGATCCGCGCCCGGATCTCGCGCATGCGCCGCATCACCTCCTCGAAGTCGCCGAGGTCTTCCGCGCCCGCCGGCATGCCGAACCGGGCCGCTTCGCGCGCCTCGTGGACGACCTGCGCTCCGCGGATCACGGCCTTCGAGGGCACGCAGCCGACGTTCAGGCAGTCGCCGCCCATCAGGTGGCGCTCGATCAGCGCGACCCTCGCGCCCAGGCTCGACGCGATCAGCGCCGTGATCAGTCCGCCGGTCCCGGCGCCCAGCACGACCAGGTTGTACCGGCCTTCGGGCGTGGGGTTCTGCCACTTCGGCGGATGGACGTTCTCGACGAGGCGGGTATTCCACTCGTCGGCGGGGAGGACCTGGATCGGCTCTGCCATCGGTCGGGCTCACTTTCGGTTCTTGGTGCGGGGTGCGGGGTGCGTAGTTCGGCTCGGGGAGGGACGGGAAACGGGACCCGATCAGGCCGAGGCGTCTTCGTCCGTCGCTGCGTCGAGGGCACGGCGGGCGATGCGCGTGATGTAGAGGGTGACGACGGCGGTGGCGGCGAGTCCGACGCCGCGCACGACCCAATCCGCCGTACCCGCCTCGGTCTGCACGCCGCCAGCGACCGCGGCGACGTCGCCGATCAGCTTGCCCGTGTAGACGTAGAGGAGCGTCCCCGGCAGCATGCCGAGCGATGCGATCACGTAGTCCGCGAGCCGGACCTGCGTGAGTCCGAGGGCATAGTTGAGCAGGTTGAAGGGGAAGACCGGCGAGAGGCGGAGCAGGAACACGATCTTGCGCCCCTCGCGTCCGACCGCGCGATCGATCGCGGCGAAGCGGGCGTCGCCTTCGATTCGACGTTCGACCGCGGCGCGGGCGCCATGGCGCGCGATCAGGAAGGCGCCCGTCGAGCCGAGGACGGCCGCGACGAAGACGTAGAGCGTGCCTTCGGCGAGACCGAAGATCGCTCCGGAAGCCAGGGTCAGGACCGAGCCCGGCACGAAGCCGATGACCGCGGCCGCATAACCGAAGACGAAGACGATCGGGCCGAGCGCGCCGAGGCCCCCGACCCATTCCGCGAAGCGCGGGACATAGGCGCCCGCGCTCCGGCCGAGGAAGATCACGAGGGCGAGGAGCGCCACGCCGATCAGGACCTTGACGAGGAGGGGGCTTCCGCCGGAGGTGGGCTCCGCCTGCGTGTTCGGCTCTTGCTCGGTTCCGGTCGGCGCTGCCATGGTCGGTCCTCCCGATCGTCCTCTCTCGACGTCACGTCGTGGCCGGGCTCGAACCTTCCCGGCTTCGTGGTAGGTGGTACGCCGTCACGAGCGATTCGGGTACGGCCCGGGACGAAAAAGATGGCCGGACCGCCGGTCAGTCGCCGCCCCCGGACAGCGTCGCGCAGATCTCGGCGCCCTCGCCCAACACCTCGAAGTCGAGGGTGAAGCCGCCCTCGGCAAAGCCGTCCACGAGGGCACGCACCGGCCGCGACGCGAGCAGCGCCTGGGGCGTGCCCGGCGCGGATCGAAGGGGAATCACGTTGCCCGAGTCCGCGTCCCGCGGCGCGCCGAACACGGTCTGCCACCGCAGGACCAGTCGCCCCGCGCCCGCGAGGGCGACCCGCCTGATCGGGCGCGCCGCGGCCAGGAGGATCTCGCTGTCGTGCGGGGCGTGGACGGACGCCAGGCGGACGAGCTCGGCGACCCGTTCGCGCTCGACGGCGCCGATCGCGAGCCACGCTTCGGGGTCCGCATCGAGGCGCAGCGTCTGTTCGCGCCCGGCGAGCGTCCCACGTACGCGCGCCGCCACGTCGTCGAGGACTCCGGCTGCGCGTTCGAGCGATCCGTCGATCATCGGTTCCTCCGCCAGAACGCGCGCGACCCTCTGCCGACGCTACCGGATCGGGACTGCTCAGGCGTTCGCGATTCGTCTTGCGTCACCGCGCACGACGACGGACATCGCGAGCGAGAGGACCAGCACGATCACGCCCATCGCCAGCAGCACGTTGTTCACCCCGAAGCGATCCCCGAGTCCTCCGGTGATCGGCGAGACCAGGCTGAAGCCAGCGAAGGCGAGAAAGTTGAGCGACATGACGCGGCCCATGAACGCGACCTCCGTCACGCGGGCAGTCACGGCGCCGTTCAACGCATGGAAGCCCCCGCTCGTCGCGCCGACCAGCACGATCGCCGCGAGACCGCTCTCGTAGCTCGGCGCGAGCGCGAAGAGGATCAAGGTGACGCCGAAGCCGATCGCCATCCAGGAGTAGATCCGGGTCGCGACGTCGGCGTCCGCAAAGCGCGCCAGCGAGAGGCTCGCGGTGAACGCGCCGATCGCCGAGAAGATCGCGACGATCGCCACGTCCTCGCGCGGACGCCCGACCTCGGTCTCGAGCCAGCCGTTCATCAGCGCGACGTGCGGGAAGCCGACGAGCATCACGCTCACGAAGAAGATCAGCAGATTCCGGAGCTGGACGTGTCGCCAGGCGTAGGTGAGCCCTTCCCGGAGATCCTGGAGCACGTGGGTCTCGCCCACGTTGTCCCGGACCACCGAGCGAGGCAGGAGCGCGAGGAGCATCCCCGACCCCAGATAGAGCCCCGCCATGGTCCAGTAGGCCGCCGCCGGACCGAGCGCTTCGACCCGCAGGAACCAGCCCGCGACCGCCGGGCCCAGCAGCCGCGAGGTCGTGTTCGAGACGTTGGTCAGGGTCATCGCGTTCCCGCGCAAGGAGGCCGGCACGAGGTCGACGACCAGGGCCTGGCGCGCGGGGCCGATGAAGGCGAAGGCGCTCCCCATCACGAAGGAGTTGAAGGCGAGGTTCGCGACCGTGATCGTGCCTTCGCGATAGCGGACGGCGAGCACGGCGAGGGAGACGGCGGAGACGCCCTGGCCGATCACGATCACGAGTCGCTTCGGGAGTCGGTCGGCGTAGGCGCCGCCGAGGGGCCCGATCAACATCATCCCGAGGCCCTGCCCGAAGACCGCGGTTCCCACCGCGACGTTCAGCCCCTCGAGCTCGAACGCCACGTATCCCTGGACGAGGGTCGACATGAAGAAGGCGGTGAACGAGAGAACCGTCCCGGCGAAGAGCGTTCGAAAATCGGAGATGCGCAGAGCGCCGAACGTGCCTTTGCTTTCGGGAGGCATCGGGCGAGGTTAACACCCGGACCGAAGTCGGCGCGCACGCGACGGCGGGACCCGGAGCCGGTCGCCGACGCGAAGACGCGAAGACGCCGCGCCCGCCGGAGCGGACGCGGCATCTTCTACTGTCGACGAGGCGCTAGAGCTTGCGGGCCAACGAGACGAGCTCGAGGAACTCGCTTCGTTCTCCGTGCTCGTCGTCGCCGAGGGCACCCTCCGCGAGGCGCTCGACCAGGCGATAGCTGCCCGCGCCCTTGAACTCGCTGTCTCGCAGCAACATCCCGAAGAGGGCGACCGCCGTCGAGAAGCGAGCGTTCTCGCTCGCGGACTTCACCCGTCCCGGCTGGCCTGCGAGCGCAGCGGTCAGGAGCTTGCTCTCGTCTTCGCCGGGATCCTTGTAGCGGAGCTTGAGCGTGAGCCACTCCCCCGTCCCCGCCGCCTCGGTCAGGTCGGGAACCGTCTGGTATCGAAGCGGATCGACGGTCGCCCCCTGGACGCCGCCCTTCGCATCGACGGGCACGATCTCGTAGAGCGCCGTCACGTGATGACCGGCGCCGATCTCGCCGGCGTCCTTGGTGTCGTCGTTGAAGTCCTGGTCGGCGAGGCGACGGTTCTCGTAGCCGATCAGCCGATAGGCACGGACCTTCTCCGGGTTGAACTCGACCTGGATCTTCACGTCCTTCGCGATCGTGACCAGGGTCGCATCGGCCTGCTCGACCAGGACCTTGCGAGCCTCCTGGCGCGAATCCATGTAGGCGTAGTTGCCGTTCCCGTGGTCCGCGAGCTGTTCCATCGTCGCGTCGTTGAGGTTGCCCCGACCAACGCCGAGCACCGTGAGCTCGACGCCACTCTCCCGCTCCCGCTCGATCATCTTCACGAGCTCGGAACGGTTCGACACGCCGACGTTGAAGTCGCCGTCGGTCGCCAGGATGACGCGATTGATGCCCTCGTCGTCGAAGTGCTCGCGCGCGGTTCGGTAGGCGAGCACGAGCCCGGCGGCGCCCGCCGTGGACCCGCCGGCCTCGAGACGTTCGAGGGCGTCGACGATCTTCGACTCTTCGTTTCCCGGCGTCGGCGGCAGGACCAACCCGCTCGCGCCGGCATAGACGACGATCGAGACCCGATCGATCGGACGCAGCGTCTCGACGAGCCGCTCCATCCCGTACTTCACCAGACCGAGGCGGTCGGCACCGCGCATCGAGCCGGAGACGTCGAGCAGGAAGACGAGGTTGCGGGGCGGCACCTCCTTGCGCGCCATCTCCTTGCCTTCCACCGCGATCCGCACCACGCGGTGTTCGTCGCGCCACGGTGCCTCGAAGATCTCCATGTCGACGGCGAAGGGCGCTTCCGACGTCGCCACTCGTCGCGGATAGCGGAAGTAGTTGACCAGCTCCTCGATCCGGACGGCACCGACCGGCGGACGCGTCTGCTCACGGAGGAAGCGACGTACGTTCGCGTAGGAGGCCGTATCCACGTCGACGGAGAACGTCGAGAGCGGCGCATCGCCGGGCTTGAGGAAGCCCTGCTCCGCGCTCTCGTCGTAGCGCTCGGTATTCCAGTCGATCGGCGGCGGCGGCGACGCGATCTCGAGGTTCGGGACATAGTCGCTGTATCGGAGCTTCTCCATCCGACGTCGCGCGACCCCCTTCTGGGCACCGGGGCGATTCGTGCGGAGATCGGACGCGCCGAGCCCAGCGAGGTCGTCCGAATCGAAGGCGATGGCGGAGGCCTCGACCTCGGACAGGAGCATCGCCGCGCCGGAGCCCGTGGTGACCACCTCTTCGACGCCGGCGAAGGGGTCGTCCGGCTCCGGCGTCGCGGCGACCGGCTGGGGCGTCTCGGCGACCGGTACCTCGGGTGGCGTCGGCGGGGGCTCCTGAGCGACGACCCTCGGCTCGGGAGCCGAGGCGTCGTCGGTCGCGCAGGCGGCCAGGAAGAAGACGCCGAGCAGGGCGGTCATCAGGGCCGAGAACGAGACGAAGAGGACCGGACCGCGGGGTCCGGAGTCGGGGCGCGTTCGCATGCGGATCTCCTCACGCTGGGGCGCGCGCCCGACCCGGGCGGGGCAGCGGAACCGCGCGCAATCTGGCCTCTGTGACGACCGCGGCGCGGCGCCGGTTCCCGGTGAGGCGAATCCCACGGCCCGTCACGTGTCCGTGTTTGACACCCCACCCCCCTCCCGGTAATTTGCGCGCCTCTCCGACGGCGGGCGTAGCTCAGTTGGTTAGAGCGCCAGATTGTGATTCTGGAAGTCGCCGGTTCGATCCCGGTCGCCCGCCCCATTCATGCGGGCTTCGTGCCCGTCGCGGGGGCCTCGCTAGACCAGGTCGGAGAAGCCTCGGCGGGTGCTGGGTGCTTGGTCGCGAGGGGGCGGCTTCGGGGGCCGCGTTGCGGAGGCGGGCCTTTCGAGCGGGCCATGCTCGTTCGGGCTCCGGCGTGCGCGCTGCGCGCGCGGCCTCTTGCTAGGGGCGCAGGTCGTCGGCAGCGCACTCCAGCGCGGCGTGCCCGCTACGCGGGCGGCCTCTTGCTGGAGGCGAGGCGGGTGAGCTCGTTGGACGATCGCGAGGCGAAGCCGTTCGTCACGACCGGCATTCGCCAGGCGCATCCGCCCCATCGCGATCGGCGTCGCCGTAGGGTCTGGGCGCTACGCGGTCTGCCAGGCGCCACCCGGTCGCAAAAAGAGTGAGACCAGCGCCGACTGCGGCGGCGCTTTTTCCGGATCGCCGGCGTAGCCGGCGATCCGGAAGAAACGATCTCCGACGTGTGCGAGGCACACGCCGGAGATCGTCTACGTTCCTCGGGCCCCTGACCTGGCGGCCTGCGCGACTTGCGCGGGACACGATGGGCGAGTGTGTCAAGCGAGGGCGGGGGCGCCTCCGGAACGCAATCCTTCGTAGTGTTCGATCGGCACGACACCGAGGGTTCGACGGACTTCGTCGAGGGGGCGCTCGAGGAGCGCTTCCCAATCGGCACCGGGCAGCCATGCGGCGCGGCCGGCGCGTCGGAAGCCGTCACGGATCAACACGCGTTCCCCGGCCATCGGACCACGGGCCTTCAGGTAGGCGACGACGACGATGAAGCCGATGCCGCGGTTGCGGATCTGGCGATAGGTGAACGAGAGGAGCGCGGCTTCGCCGAAGAGGTCGCGGCCGTAGCCGGTCACCACGTGCCAGAGGTCGTGGCTGTCGCGAAGGCGCTGGCCGAAGAGCAACCGCCGCTCGTCGATCTCCTCCTCTTCGGGACGTTCGACGGAGTCGCTCGCGTCGACGAGCCCGTCGGCGGTGATCTCCTCGCGAGCCGTGAACTCGGCGTAGGCGCGGCCGAGCGTGCCCTCGGGCAGGGACTCGAGGTAGGCCCGATCGGACAGGGTCTCGAGCAGGACACGGTTCTCGGCGAGGATCGTCGGGCCGTGCTCCGAGGCGAGAAAGCGCTGGAAGGAACGCTCCTGGGAGTTGCCCGAGAGCGCACGAATGATCCGGAAGACCTGCGGCGTGTCATCGGGGTCACGGATCAGCGCCCGGATTGCGTCCCAGGCTTCGCGAAAGAGGATTGGGTTGCGGCGAGGCGGCATGTGCTGGCTCCAGAACCGACGCTGGCCGTCCTGAGCCCCCGAGAACGGGCTCCGGGCGGACGCGAGGTCGCTCGACGGATCGAACGATGGGGACCGCGATCGGGCGCTCGTCTCCGAGGCCGGGGTCGATCGCTGTCGACGATCCATTCCATTCGCCGGAAAAAGAGCGGCAGCTTCGACACGGACTCTTTCCGTTCGTCCGATACGTTGCGAAAATACCTTACCGACAATGCTGTCAACAGGGCTTCGGGACGGTGATGAACAAGAATGTCCACAAGGCGTCGGACGCGCCTCGGCGCCGCCGGCGTACGGCGGACGTCGCCCGCAGGGAGATCCTCGACGCCGCCAAGAAGCGGTTGATGGAGGGCGGTCCGGACAACGTCCGACTGAAGCAGATCGGCGAGGAGATCGGACTCTCCCACTCGTCGATCCTGCACCACTTCGGAAGCCGCGACGCGCTCATGGAGGCGCTCCGCGAAGACGCCTTCGGCGCGCTCGCTCAGGATCTCGCGGCGCGCCTGGCGACGCCGGGGGACGGCGATCCGACGATCGACTTCTTCGAGAAGGTGGCCGAGACCCTCGGCCAGCAGGGCTACGGACGCCTGCTCGCCTGGCAGATGATGTCGGGGAACGTGCCGAACCGGGGTTCGATCGGCCGCACGGTGCTGGGGCCGGACGGCTCGGGCGGACTGCTGCGCGGCGTGGCGGGGCATCTCCAGAAGATTCGCGACGGCCGCGCGAAGGCGCTCGGCGAGGCCGAGCCCGATCTGGAAGAAACCCGACGCGTCGTCGCGATGATCGGTTGCTTCGCGCTCGGTGAAGCCCTCGCCGGCCACCTCATGGTCCGGAGCGCAGGTCTCGGCTCGGAACCGGAGGACCGCCGCGTCTTTCGGGCCTGGGTCGCCAAGCTCACGGAGCGGGCGCTCTTCCCGGAGGTGCCCGACGCCGATCGGGCCGAGCCGCGGGACGCGGGGACGGAGTCCACCGACGTTCCGCGCGGTCGTCCTGCCCCGAAGAACCTGGCGCACGAGATCTCGTCCGCCAACGGCCTCTTGGACGACTGAGTCCGGCGGATCCCCGAGCCGGCCCCGGGTCTCCACCGGATCGAGCCCCCTGCCCCGCCTGCCGATCTGCGTAGGACATGCCGATCGAGACCACGACGCTCTGGACCCCGCTCAGCCTCTGCCTGGGCCTCACGCTCTACGTCTTCGGCGGGCTCCGCTTTCGACGCTGGGCCGTAGCGGACCGCTGGGGGGTGCCGCGCTTCTCGCACTCGGTCGAGACGGTACTGCTCTGGCTGGTCTACAGCAGCGCCGTGTCGATCGCGATCATCGTCGCGCGCCAGACGCTCCGACACTTCTAGGCGTCACGGGCGCCGCGGTCCATGCAAGCGACACCCGTCGGGTAGGGACACACCAGGACCGCCCCGGCGCGGGCAGCAGGGCCCCAGACGCAGCCCCCCGCGCGGGCCCTTGGGCCCCAGACGCAGGAACGCCCCGGCGCGGGCTG harbors:
- a CDS encoding DUF547 domain-containing protein, with the translated sequence MIRRVPWPSLVCLFLVLNAVSAPLSNAAGAEVDLDLYDRLLDRHTREVDDVVGTRVDYRAIAGSAEWKTLSAQLRAERPSRLGREEQLAFWINAYNVFTIDLIVEHYPVESIRDIGSFLFPVWDQDVAIVEGREVSLGDIEHEILRKMGEPRIHAAIVCASTSCPPLARTAFRAERLDAQLDAAMRRWLASPEKGVAIDRAGRSVRVSAIFDWFEEDFEAGGGVLATIARHVSTDDATWLRGPGREARIRHLDYDWTLNDVR
- a CDS encoding mercuric reductase, with product MAEPIQVLPADEWNTRLVENVHPPKWQNPTPEGRYNLVVLGAGTGGLITALIASSLGARVALIERHLMGGDCLNVGCVPSKAVIRGAQVVHEAREAARFGMPAGAEDLGDFEEVMRRMREIRARISDEDSAERYSEEFGIDVYLGEARFVGEGRVEVGGQALEYKKAVIATGARAVAPPIEGLAEAGYLDNETVFSLTERPKRIAVIGAGPIGCELAQSFQRLGSQVHVLERMDQILTREDPDAARIVQDVMAREGVDLIFGCGIERVERRGDERVIHLTCPEKGARELVVDEILVGAGRAPNVEGMGLETVGVRFDPKVGVEVDDTLRTSNKRIWAVGDVCMQWKFTHAADAAAKIAVQNALFAVGPFGRKKLSDLMMPWSTYTEPEIAHVGLYERDAAEQGIEIDTYQVGIAESNRAVTDGQEEGLVKVHVKKGTDTIVGATIVAAHAGDLITQLTMAIQHGIGLGAFTGVIYPYPTQGEAIKRAAGAYTRTRLTPTVKRLFETFLAWTR
- a CDS encoding TVP38/TMEM64 family protein translates to MAAPTGTEQEPNTQAEPTSGGSPLLVKVLIGVALLALVIFLGRSAGAYVPRFAEWVGGLGALGPIVFVFGYAAAVIGFVPGSVLTLASGAIFGLAEGTLYVFVAAVLGSTGAFLIARHGARAAVERRIEGDARFAAIDRAVGREGRKIVFLLRLSPVFPFNLLNYALGLTQVRLADYVIASLGMLPGTLLYVYTGKLIGDVAAVAGGVQTEAGTADWVVRGVGLAATAVVTLYITRIARRALDAATDEDASA
- a CDS encoding MFS transporter — encoded protein: MPPESKGTFGALRISDFRTLFAGTVLSFTAFFMSTLVQGYVAFELEGLNVAVGTAVFGQGLGMMLIGPLGGAYADRLPKRLVIVIGQGVSAVSLAVLAVRYREGTITVANLAFNSFVMGSAFAFIGPARQALVVDLVPASLRGNAMTLTNVSNTTSRLLGPAVAGWFLRVEALGPAAAYWTMAGLYLGSGMLLALLPRSVVRDNVGETHVLQDLREGLTYAWRHVQLRNLLIFFVSVMLVGFPHVALMNGWLETEVGRPREDVAIVAIFSAIGAFTASLSLARFADADVATRIYSWMAIGFGVTLILFALAPSYESGLAAIVLVGATSGGFHALNGAVTARVTEVAFMGRVMSLNFLAFAGFSLVSPITGGLGDRFGVNNVLLAMGVIVLVLSLAMSVVVRGDARRIANA
- a CDS encoding VWA domain-containing protein produces the protein MRTRPDSGPRGPVLFVSFSALMTALLGVFFLAACATDDASAPEPRVVAQEPPPTPPEVPVAETPQPVAATPEPDDPFAGVEEVVTTGSGAAMLLSEVEASAIAFDSDDLAGLGASDLRTNRPGAQKGVARRRMEKLRYSDYVPNLEIASPPPPIDWNTERYDESAEQGFLKPGDAPLSTFSVDVDTASYANVRRFLREQTRPPVGAVRIEELVNYFRYPRRVATSEAPFAVDMEIFEAPWRDEHRVVRIAVEGKEMARKEVPPRNLVFLLDVSGSMRGADRLGLVKYGMERLVETLRPIDRVSIVVYAGASGLVLPPTPGNEESKIVDALERLEAGGSTAGAAGLVLAYRTAREHFDDEGINRVILATDGDFNVGVSNRSELVKMIERERESGVELTVLGVGRGNLNDATMEQLADHGNGNYAYMDSRQEARKVLVEQADATLVTIAKDVKIQVEFNPEKVRAYRLIGYENRRLADQDFNDDTKDAGEIGAGHHVTALYEIVPVDAKGGVQGATVDPLRYQTVPDLTEAAGTGEWLTLKLRYKDPGEDESKLLTAALAGQPGRVKSASENARFSTAVALFGMLLRDSEFKGAGSYRLVERLAEGALGDDEHGERSEFLELVSLARKL
- a CDS encoding ubiquinone biosynthesis protein COQ4; the protein is MPPRRNPILFREAWDAIRALIRDPDDTPQVFRIIRALSGNSQERSFQRFLASEHGPTILAENRVLLETLSDRAYLESLPEGTLGRAYAEFTAREEITADGLVDASDSVERPEEEEIDERRLLFGQRLRDSHDLWHVVTGYGRDLFGEAALLSFTYRQIRNRGIGFIVVVAYLKARGPMAGERVLIRDGFRRAGRAAWLPGADWEALLERPLDEVRRTLGVVPIEHYEGLRSGGAPALA
- a CDS encoding TetR/AcrR family transcriptional regulator; the encoded protein is MNKNVHKASDAPRRRRRTADVARREILDAAKKRLMEGGPDNVRLKQIGEEIGLSHSSILHHFGSRDALMEALREDAFGALAQDLAARLATPGDGDPTIDFFEKVAETLGQQGYGRLLAWQMMSGNVPNRGSIGRTVLGPDGSGGLLRGVAGHLQKIRDGRAKALGEAEPDLEETRRVVAMIGCFALGEALAGHLMVRSAGLGSEPEDRRVFRAWVAKLTERALFPEVPDADRAEPRDAGTESTDVPRGRPAPKNLAHEISSANGLLDD